The Trichomycterus rosablanca isolate fTriRos1 chromosome 15, fTriRos1.hap1, whole genome shotgun sequence genome contains a region encoding:
- the LOC134328929 gene encoding histone H3, translating to MARTKQTARKSTGGKAPRKQLATKAARKSAPATGGVKKPHRYRPGTVALREIRRYQKSTELLIRKLPFQRLVREIAQDFKTDLRFQSSAVMALQEASEAYLVGLFEDTNLCAIHAKRVTIMPKDIQLARRIRGERA from the coding sequence ATGGCAAGAACCAAGCAGACCGCTCGTAAATCCACCGGTGGTAAGGCGCCGAGGAAGCAGCTCGCCACTAAGGCTGCCCGCAAGAGCGCCCCGGCTACTGGCGGTGTGAAGAAACCTCACCGTTACAGGCCAGGTACCGTGGCTCTGCGTGAAATCCGCCGTTATCAGAAGTCCACTGAGCTGCTCATCCGCAAGCTGCCCTTCCAGCGCCTGGTTAGAGAGATCGCTCAGGACTTTAAGACCGATCTGCGCTTCCAGAGTTCTGCCGTCATGGCTCTGCAGGAGGCCAGTGAGGCTTACCTGGTCGGCCTGTTCGAGGACACCAACCTGTGCGCCATCCATGCCAAGAGGGTGACCATCATGCCTAAGGACATCCAGCTGGCCCGCCGTATTCGCGGAGAGCGTGCTTAA